The following proteins come from a genomic window of Candidatus Francisella endociliophora:
- a CDS encoding SufE family protein, translated as MENQVVERQQELIDEMSFFDDWEDKYDYVISLGKQLPKFPEDKKTEDNLVKGCQSQVWFDSHLEQGKLHFVATSDALIVSGLIGMLLRVYNDATPVEIINSNTDFIKQIGFGNNLSTTRANGLKSMLDYIYITAKENQ; from the coding sequence ATGGAAAATCAAGTTGTAGAGAGACAGCAAGAGCTGATTGATGAAATGTCTTTTTTTGATGATTGGGAAGATAAGTATGATTATGTTATATCTTTAGGAAAACAGTTGCCAAAATTTCCAGAAGATAAAAAAACAGAAGATAATTTGGTAAAAGGTTGTCAGTCGCAGGTTTGGTTTGATAGCCATTTAGAGCAAGGAAAATTACATTTTGTGGCAACTAGTGATGCTCTTATAGTCTCTGGACTTATCGGCATGCTTTTACGAGTATATAATGATGCTACGCCTGTTGAGATAATTAATTCGAATACAGACTTTATTAAGCAGATAGGGTTTGGTAATAATTTAAGTACGACTCGAGCAAACGGTCTTAAATCAATGCTTGATTATATTTATATAACAGCAAAAGAAAATCAGTAA
- a CDS encoding uroporphyrinogen-III synthase, with translation MNVLVCRPTKDAKDLSEKLQKNGVAAVCLPTIKIKLINVEINLEAYTSIIFTSKYAVESLFNSIPVKSLKGKKIYSVGASTAAYLEKYEIDAIYPAKYNSKALVQLIQRNNISKERFLVVSGVSGNDLLVTELSKQTICKKLEVYERVFEDEQFLATEYKNLFSDAEPDVIITTSLDVFKSLNRILEKTQLSEQAIITITSSKMLEFVNKEGFKNTLKLERLNNNYICKQILELIEAKDVDRKKHSTTRKS, from the coding sequence ATGAATGTTTTAGTTTGTAGACCTACTAAAGATGCAAAAGATTTGTCTGAAAAACTCCAAAAAAATGGAGTTGCAGCAGTATGTTTACCAACTATAAAAATTAAGCTAATTAATGTTGAGATAAATCTGGAAGCTTACACAAGCATTATATTTACTAGTAAATATGCTGTAGAAAGTTTATTTAATTCTATTCCCGTAAAATCTCTTAAGGGTAAAAAAATATATAGTGTCGGAGCCAGTACAGCAGCATATTTAGAGAAATATGAGATAGATGCTATATATCCTGCTAAATATAACTCAAAGGCTTTGGTGCAATTAATTCAAAGAAATAATATTTCAAAAGAAAGATTTTTGGTAGTTTCAGGAGTATCTGGAAATGACTTATTAGTAACTGAACTATCTAAACAAACTATCTGTAAAAAACTAGAAGTTTATGAAAGAGTATTTGAGGATGAACAGTTTTTAGCTACAGAGTATAAAAATCTTTTTAGTGATGCTGAGCCTGATGTGATTATTACAACTAGTTTGGACGTATTTAAATCTTTAAATAGAATTTTAGAAAAAACACAATTATCAGAGCAAGCAATAATTACCATAACTAGCTCAAAAATGCTAGAATTTGTAAATAAAGAGGGCTTTAAGAATACTCTAAAGCTTGAAAGGTTAAATAATAACTATATTTGTAAACAAATATTGGAACTTATAGAGGCTAAAGATGTCGACAGAAAAAAACATTCAACAACAAGAAAAAGCTAA